CGACCGCACCGCAGAGGGAAACACCCACTGCCAGCCCCAGGCCCGGGGGGCCTCCCTGGACTTCTCCGCCTGGGCGTGGGGCAGCATCACCGAGCCGAAGCCCTCGGCCAGATCCCGCTCGTGGAGCTCCCGGACCTGCTCCAGGTGACGTTGCAGGGGCAGGACCAGGGAACCCGGCAGCACTGTCACCCGGTCCTTGTCCCCCTTCCCGCCCCGCACCCGGACCTCCCGCCGCTCAAAGTCCACATCCTTCACCCTCAGCCGCAGCCCCTCCATGAGCCGCATCCCCGTCCCGTAGAGCAGCCGCGCCACCAGACCCATGGTTCCCCCCAGCTGATCCAGCAGGATGCGCACCTCACTGGGCGTGAGCACCACCGGCAGTCGCCGGGCCTCCTTGGCCTGGACCACCTCCCCCAGCCAGGGCAGGTTCACCCCCAAGCCGTGACGGTACAGAAAGAGCAGAGCCGCCTTGGCCTGGTTCTGAGTCGACGCCGACACCCGGCGCTCCGTGGCCAGGTGCGTCAGGAAGGCCATCACCTCCTCCGCGCCCATCTCACAGGGATGCCGCTTCCCATGGAACAGGATGAAGCGCCGCGCCCAGTCCACATAAGCCTGCTCCGTCCGCAGACTGTAGTGCCGCACCCGCAGACACTCCCGCAGCCGATCCAACAACCGAGGCCACTGCCCCACCCCCCCAGCCGTCCGTTCTCCAACGGTCTGCCTATTCAGGTCCCCCATCTCACCCCCCCGTACGTCTAATGAAGTAAGACCCAGTACGCCCCCCCAGCCCATAACTCGGGGCTTCTCAACCAAGTTTCGTATTTTTTTCGCCTCACAACAACCCATGAAGTATGCCTAAACTACCCCAAGCACGTACCCCCACCCCCAACCCAGCACCCATTTTCTTACCCCATTAGGCGTACTCACCCCCCCGTTTTCGAGTCGTCCAATTCTCGTTAGGCCGCTCCATGGTCTTTTTCGCCCTTACCACCATTGGCTTTCGCAATCTCGTCGAGACAATGGGCCGAGTTCCATCTCCTATCTGGTTAAACGCCGGAATTCTGGACCGGATCGAGATCGACAAGCTTCGCAGCAGCGGGATCAATCTCACGGTCTTCTCTCAGGCGAGAGACCCCTTTGATTCGAGCGATATCAGCCAAGCGGTCGCAACCATTCAAATGCACCACGATCAGGACACAATTTGGGTAGAAACCCCGCCAGCGCCCTAACCAGCCGTTCAACCCGGACCCAACAGCCACAATCTTCCAATCTCCCCCATGCATCCCGCTTTCTCGTCCCCTTCGCTCATCTCACCGGCTGTTGGTCCGGTTAACTCCTTTCGTTAGGCAAGTTCCGTGGCTTCGATTTGAGCTTGCCCAAAGCGTTTCGTCGATCCGCGCTCCCTCCGTCGTTTTCCTTCGAGGCTGTCCAGCAAAGCCAACTTAATCCTCTGGCTCGCTGTCGGCAGTCCGAGTACGCTCGATTCATAGATTCCACGTTCCACGCCAAGCATCTTTTCCACTCCAACGCCTCGACCCCTCCGGTCACAAAACCCGTCAGCTCGGCTGCTCCATGACTCTCTTTCGCCTGTCTCCAACCCCAGCACGGTCCCACAACGGCGATCAACAAGCGCCCTGCTCCTGCCTAACCTTTCGTTCAACCCGGACGACACAGCCACGATCTTCCAATCTCCCCCGTGCAGCCCGCTTTCTCGTCTCCACCCATCGTCCGGCTGGCTGTGCCTCCGGTTAACTCCTTTCGTTAGGCCGCTCCCATGACGCCCCAATCCCAAGGCCACAGCAATATGCAAAGCCTAGCCACTATGGGTTTGGCGTTAATTGGACCTTTTGCATTGGTCGCACTTTCCGCCTGGGTTGCTGCACATTCACCATCTTTGCGTCACCCGGCATTCCTTCTTGCCGTGATTGCTATTGCCACTGGGCTTGGCGGCTTTCTTTTCTCCAAGTCCACCAAGAGGTGGCCAACCATCGAAGGCTTGATTTACCTCTATTGGATCGCTCTCCCCATCTCCTTGATCGCAGCTACATTCATTTTCTATGTTCGTATTTCAGGCAATGGCCCCTAGCAGCCTAACCAATCGTTCAACCCGGACCCAACAGCCACGATCTGCTAATCTCCCCCGTGCATCCCGCTTTCTCGTCCCCTCCGCTCATCCCACCGGCTGTTGGTCCGGTTAACTCCTTTCGTTAGGTGCTCCACAACTCCCAATCGCCATCCAATGAAGGGTGCGAAACATGGCAAAAGCAAAAAATCCCACTTGTCTGTCCAGAGCGTTCAATATCGATCCAAAACGACTTTCCGATCTTGGCGTATTGGACATCACCCTGGCAATTGATACAAAACTATTTATTGATCCAATGCTGATTGAAGCCAGTCGCCATCCTGAGTTTTGCGAGGATGGAGTGAGACTCTACAGAGATTTTTTTGAAACAATTATTAAGCTACTGAATGCCAGCAAGAATGAATCTGATGTTGCCTGGAAAGCAGCATATCGCCGTATTAGGTCCAAGGAAATTACCGGAACATGCCTTGGTTATGGGGCGGGTTCAATCCATGGTAGTGCCATTGGGCATGAACTTGCGATGAAGATCCTAAGAGTGGCATCTCAAATTATTAACTTAGGAGTTAACGACCCTGACATCTTTGCAGCCTTGGCATTATTTGAAAGCCAAATTGGACCGGATAGAATTAGCGACCTCACGGCAAAAATTATTCTTCCAGCTATTGGAAGGTTTAATCATAGAATATTATCAAAATTGAATGTTACAGGTGAGTTGTTCACGTTCGGAGAATACCAATATCATTTTTTGAAAAATCCATTCGAATCAAAGAAGACACCTGTATTACTACTCCCTAAGGATATCCTCCGGAATTTGCCAATTGCGATGGATTGGGACGATGTGGCATATGCCGCAAGCCACAACGAAGAACTGCGAGATAGGGTTAATAAACATATCGCATCTATTTGGGCATCGAAGACCAAAAGGGATAAGAATGAGTTAAAACGAGAAGCTCTATCGAGTTCATCGGCTTTCAACGCATTACTGCAAGCAATGCATGAAGTCAAGAAGCACCCATATGACTCAACCTCTGACCCAGATGGCTTCATAGTTTGGGCGATAAATGCAGAGCAGTATGCGAAAAAATTCCCAATCACAATTACAAGACAAAATATAAATAATCTTGACGATGCATTATCTGTAGTAAGAATTATAATTAAACAGTTCAGGCATTTAATCGAACATTGTGGCCTGTCCAAAGAACTCTATAAGGTTGATGGAGAACCTCGGCACGAAAGTACCGCACAAAGGCTCTTTTTTGCAACAGCATTTGCATACTGCGAAGCCAATAATTTAGACATCTCACCTGAGATTGATACAGGCAATGGCAAAATTGACTTTAAATTTTCACGTGGTCACAAAGAGAAAGTGCTCGTCGAAATCAAACTATCCAAAAACTCATCAGTCGTGACAGGCTACGAGAACCAAATTGAAGATTACAAACGATCACAAAATACAACAAAGGCTATCTATCTCGTTATCGATGTTGGTCAGATGGGCTCAAAAGACAAGCGACTTGTCGCCATCCGGAATGATGCTCTAAAGCGAGGCGATCCATTATCAGATCTCGAATTTATCGACGGCATACTGCACCCCAGTGCAAGTAAAAATAAGAGTCGATCAACCAAGCCGTGAACCGTTAACGCACCTAACCAATCGTTCAACCCGGACCCAACAGCCACGATCTGCCAATCTCCCCCATGCACCCCGCTTTCTCGTCCCCTCCGCTCATCTCACCGGCTGTTGGTCCGGTTAACTCCTTTCGTTAGGCTTCCACTCTAGAGATATCCATGGCGATCTTACAGATTCATACCGTTCCCAGTGATCAACTTCGTTCCAAGACCAAGGCCGTCGAAAATATCGAATTAATCCAAGACCTTATCGATGACATGCTAGAGACAATGTATTCAACATCTAACGGCATAGGACTCGCGGCACCTCAAGTCGGTAGAAAGGAGTCTGTTGTAGTAATCGATATCTCTAAAGACAGAACCAATCCTCTCATCCTTATTAACCCCATTCTAGGCAATGGAACATCCGCCGTAACAGGAGAAGAGGGTTGC
The sequence above is drawn from the uncultured Holophaga sp. genome and encodes:
- a CDS encoding integron integrase; the protein is MGQWPRLLDRLRECLRVRHYSLRTEQAYVDWARRFILFHGKRHPCEMGAEEVMAFLTHLATERRVSASTQNQAKAALLFLYRHGLGVNLPWLGEVVQAKEARRLPVVLTPSEVRILLDQLGGTMGLVARLLYGTGMRLMEGLRLRVKDVDFERREVRVRGGKGDKDRVTVLPGSLVLPLQRHLEQVRELHERDLAEGFGSVMLPHAQAEKSREAPRAWGWQWVFPSAVRSADPRSGVIMRHHLHPESLQKAIRQAARDGELTKPVTPHVLRHSFATHLLEGGHDIRTIQELLGHKSVETTMIYTHVLNRGGLGIGSPLDRLGP
- the def gene encoding peptide deformylase, encoding MAILQIHTVPSDQLRSKTKAVENIELIQDLIDDMLETMYSTSNGIGLAAPQVGRKESVVVIDISKDRTNPLILINPILGNGTSAVTGEEGCLSIPDYYADVQRFSMIDVQAMDRNGHPFNLTAEGFLAVVIQHEVDHLKGKLFIDHLRPIKKQMAIRKILKLKRISA